A genome region from Frankineae bacterium MT45 includes the following:
- a CDS encoding transcriptional attenuator, LytR family, producing the protein MSDHRNDLPQVGADTPLAPPELLEVRPNGVGSRSSLGAGIRAAVALVSLITLVASGIAWASYQKFTSDIGHGAPVPALTGTDADGADQNILLIGDDSRAGANAAELRALGTTQDGGSVNTDTMMILHVPARGGKATIVSVPRDSWVDIPGYGKGKINSAYGDGYSTARSKGANETASESAGIMLLIQTLNALTGLHIDHYMQVNLLGFYRISIAIGGIDVCLNAAQNPSTDSDANGRGYSGINLPAGHSVIMGTQALAFVRQRHGLPQGDLDRIKRQQYFLSAAFRKVATAGVLMNPFKLRDLLKAVSSSLMIDPALNVVSLAGEFQNMSAGNITFATIPNDGSQTIYPDGVQTSIVAINTAALPGFIRTLQGKPADSALAAAPVAAPSSVAVDVLNGASITGLAAANGAALKKLGFHVETIDSTDPIPQTSVEYPAGLQGKAKAVAAATPGAKLVLTTAVNKVTLVLGANGVQVKGLASQAGPISTSTPAASNATSNAASSSPGTGARKAPVAAGLGCIN; encoded by the coding sequence ATGTCCGATCACCGTAATGACCTCCCCCAGGTCGGAGCGGACACCCCATTGGCGCCACCCGAGCTACTGGAGGTGCGTCCGAACGGGGTGGGGAGCCGAAGTTCGCTGGGCGCCGGCATTCGTGCCGCGGTCGCGCTCGTCTCCCTCATCACGCTGGTAGCCAGCGGTATCGCCTGGGCCAGCTATCAGAAGTTCACCTCCGACATAGGTCACGGCGCCCCCGTGCCGGCACTGACCGGCACCGACGCCGACGGAGCCGACCAGAACATCCTGCTCATCGGGGACGACAGCCGCGCCGGCGCCAACGCGGCCGAACTGAGGGCCCTTGGCACCACCCAGGACGGCGGCAGCGTCAACACCGACACGATGATGATCCTGCACGTTCCGGCCCGGGGCGGGAAGGCCACGATCGTCTCGGTGCCACGTGATTCCTGGGTCGACATTCCCGGCTACGGCAAGGGCAAGATCAACTCGGCCTACGGCGACGGGTACAGCACGGCCCGGAGCAAGGGCGCGAACGAGACCGCGAGCGAGAGCGCCGGGATCATGCTGCTCATCCAGACGCTCAACGCGCTCACTGGCCTGCACATCGACCATTACATGCAGGTGAATCTCCTCGGTTTCTACCGGATCAGCATCGCCATCGGCGGCATCGATGTCTGCCTCAACGCGGCTCAGAATCCGTCGACGGACTCCGATGCCAACGGCCGCGGTTACTCCGGGATCAACCTGCCGGCCGGGCACTCGGTCATCATGGGGACGCAGGCGCTGGCCTTCGTCCGGCAGCGCCACGGCCTGCCGCAGGGCGACCTCGACCGGATCAAGCGGCAGCAGTACTTCCTCTCGGCCGCGTTCCGCAAGGTCGCGACGGCCGGCGTACTCATGAACCCGTTCAAGCTGCGGGATCTTCTCAAGGCGGTGAGCAGTTCGCTGATGATCGACCCCGCCCTCAATGTGGTCTCACTGGCCGGCGAGTTCCAGAACATGTCGGCCGGGAACATCACCTTCGCCACCATCCCCAACGACGGCTCGCAGACGATCTACCCGGACGGTGTGCAGACCTCGATCGTCGCCATCAACACCGCGGCCCTACCCGGCTTCATCCGGACCCTGCAGGGCAAGCCCGCCGACTCCGCCTTGGCCGCGGCCCCGGTCGCCGCACCGAGCAGCGTCGCGGTGGACGTGCTCAACGGAGCGTCGATCACCGGCCTCGCGGCGGCCAACGGCGCCGCGCTGAAGAAGCTCGGCTTCCACGTCGAGACGATCGACTCGACCGACCCGATCCCGCAGACGAGCGTGGAGTACCCGGCGGGCCTGCAGGGCAAGGCGAAGGCGGTGGCCGCAGCCACCCCGGGCGCGAAGCTGGTCCTGACCACTGCGGTCAACAAGGTCACGCTGGTCCTCGGAGCGAACGGCGTACAGGTGAAGGGGCTGGCGAGCCAGGCCGGCCCGATCTCGACCAGCACCCCTGCGGCGAGCAACGCGACGAGCAACGCGGCGAGCAGCTCGCCGGGGACGGGCGCCCGAAAGGCACCCGTCGCCGCCGGTCTCGGCTGCATCAATTAG
- a CDS encoding transcriptional attenuator, LytR family, giving the protein MGAPATPQPLPPELNPRGRRAGRAEQRAAAAAQKSSAARPVAAKPSTPSPASGAANGRPGGRAARRASNRSAGAEIRRGATLGAMTISALLSIAIVLGSGYAWYTWKGLNSNIRRLDAIPASNVGGKAGSSTVKDVDGTDQNILIVGNDDRDTATAAELAALGTTRDGGSYNTDTMMILHAPADGKSATVISLPRDSWVAIPGHGMGKLNSAYPDGVSDGNGDKAAGAQLMVKTIENLTGLKIDHYVQVDLIGFYRISKAIGGVTVNLCQAAKDHYSGINLPAGKSTISGTQALAFVRQRHGLPASDFDRIKRQQYFISAAFQKISSAGTLLNPFTLNKLINAVTSSLTMDKTLQLTKLASQFQGLAAGNINTQTIPNNGTGMEGSQSVVEVDPDTVRAFAQSLDAPKPKATPKPAATSTVSPASVTLAVLNAGAANGAATSNGTALRAVGFNVTTVGSASSASRTTTVEYPSGELAQAQAVAAHVPGATLTPTSSVSQVTLLLGSDGISATGASTSSSSSASATPKPSPTPNAAVTGACIN; this is encoded by the coding sequence ATGGGCGCACCGGCCACCCCGCAGCCCCTCCCGCCGGAACTGAATCCACGCGGTCGCCGCGCCGGTCGGGCCGAGCAGCGCGCTGCCGCGGCAGCTCAGAAGTCCTCCGCCGCACGGCCCGTCGCTGCGAAACCCTCCACCCCAAGCCCGGCTTCAGGTGCCGCCAACGGCCGTCCGGGGGGCCGAGCCGCCCGACGCGCCTCCAACCGCAGCGCGGGGGCCGAGATCCGGCGTGGCGCCACCCTCGGCGCCATGACCATCTCCGCCCTCCTCTCGATCGCGATCGTCCTCGGCAGCGGCTATGCCTGGTACACCTGGAAGGGTCTGAACAGCAACATCCGCCGCCTGGACGCGATTCCAGCCTCCAATGTCGGCGGCAAGGCCGGCTCCAGCACGGTCAAGGACGTCGATGGCACCGATCAGAACATCCTGATCGTCGGTAACGACGACCGGGACACGGCCACCGCGGCCGAGTTGGCGGCGCTCGGAACCACCCGCGACGGCGGCAGCTACAACACCGACACCATGATGATCCTGCACGCGCCGGCCGACGGTAAGTCGGCGACGGTGATCTCCCTTCCGCGTGACTCGTGGGTCGCCATTCCCGGCCACGGCATGGGCAAGCTCAACTCCGCCTATCCGGACGGCGTGAGCGATGGCAACGGCGACAAGGCCGCCGGCGCGCAGCTCATGGTGAAGACCATCGAAAACCTCACCGGTCTCAAGATCGACCACTACGTCCAAGTCGATCTCATCGGTTTCTACCGCATCAGCAAGGCGATCGGCGGTGTCACCGTCAACCTCTGCCAAGCGGCCAAGGATCACTACTCAGGTATCAATCTCCCTGCCGGCAAGTCCACCATCTCGGGCACCCAGGCGCTGGCCTTCGTGCGTCAGCGGCATGGTCTGCCGGCCAGCGACTTCGACCGGATCAAGCGCCAGCAGTACTTCATCTCGGCCGCCTTCCAGAAGATCAGCAGCGCCGGCACCCTGCTCAACCCCTTCACCCTGAACAAGCTGATCAACGCGGTCACCTCGTCGCTCACGATGGACAAGACGCTGCAGCTGACGAAGCTGGCCAGCCAGTTCCAGGGGCTCGCGGCCGGAAATATCAACACCCAGACGATCCCGAACAACGGAACCGGGATGGAGGGGAGTCAGAGCGTGGTCGAGGTCGATCCGGACACCGTCCGGGCCTTTGCGCAGAGCCTCGACGCGCCGAAGCCGAAGGCGACCCCCAAACCCGCCGCTACCTCCACGGTCTCCCCGGCCAGCGTCACCCTCGCCGTCCTCAACGCCGGTGCCGCCAACGGCGCCGCGACGTCGAACGGCACGGCGCTGCGGGCCGTCGGCTTCAACGTGACCACCGTCGGCTCCGCCTCGTCGGCGAGTCGCACCACGACCGTCGAGTACCCCTCGGGCGAGCTGGCCCAGGCTCAGGCCGTCGCCGCCCACGTACCGGGCGCGACACTCACCCCGACCTCGTCGGTCTCGCAGGTGACGCTGCTGCTCGGTAGTGACGGCATCTCGGCCACTGGCGCCTCCACCTCCAGCTCGAGCAGTGCCTCGGCCACGCCGAAGCCGAGCCCGACGCCGAACGCCGCCGTCACCGGCGCGTGCATCAACTGA